One region of Campylobacter concisus genomic DNA includes:
- the bcp gene encoding thioredoxin-dependent thiol peroxidase, translating into MSEFSKADIERKITLEVGDKAPEFEALNQDGVKVALKDFVGKNVVLYFYPKDNTPGCTTEACEFSANYDQFIKNDTIIIGVSPDSVKSHVGFIAKQNLKHILLSDEDKEISKLYGVWQVKKNYGKEYLGIVRSTFVIGKDGKIVKIYKSVKAKDHAAKVLADLVK; encoded by the coding sequence ATGAGCGAATTTAGCAAAGCAGACATAGAAAGAAAGATAACGCTTGAAGTTGGCGACAAAGCGCCAGAGTTTGAAGCGCTAAATCAAGACGGTGTAAAGGTCGCATTAAAAGACTTTGTGGGCAAAAATGTAGTGCTTTACTTCTACCCAAAGGACAACACTCCAGGCTGCACGACTGAGGCTTGCGAATTTAGCGCAAACTACGATCAGTTTATCAAAAATGACACCATTATCATCGGCGTTAGTCCAGATAGCGTGAAGTCACATGTGGGTTTTATCGCAAAGCAAAATTTAAAGCACATCCTCTTAAGCGACGAGGATAAGGAAATTTCTAAACTCTATGGTGTTTGGCAGGTTAAGAAAAACTACGGCAAAGAGTATCTTGGCATCGTTAGAAGCACATTTGTGATCGGCAAAGACGGCAAGATAGTTAAAATTTACAAAAGCGTAAAAGCCAAAGATCACGCCGCAAAAGTGCTAGCTGATCTTGTAAAATAA
- a CDS encoding prohibitin family protein — protein MPADLNDYFNKKKPGNDNRGSGQNSDKEPPFKKDFKMPNLPSGFGKFGALAYIVIAIIAIFAITQPFKVIHSGEVGIKSTAGKYEPNPLQPGFHFFLPFIQDIIIVDTRVRIINYTSGEDMGESMQKSYQGVGAGILRKNSISVLDARNLPVSIDITVQYRLNPENAPQTIASWGLSWESKIVDPVVRDVVRSIAGKYTAEELPTKRNDLARQIDDGIRKDIDSQPNKPVELLTVQLREIILPSKVKEQIERVQIAKQEAERTKYEVERANQEALKQAALAEGTAKAAIIEAKGKADAIKIEADATAYANKEVAKSVDQNLLNLKQIETQNKFNEALKENKDAKIFLTPGGAVPNIWLDAKDKARASSVSEK, from the coding sequence ATGCCCGCTGATTTAAACGATTATTTCAATAAAAAAAAGCCAGGTAATGACAACAGAGGCTCAGGTCAAAATAGCGACAAAGAGCCACCTTTTAAAAAGGATTTTAAAATGCCAAATCTACCAAGTGGTTTTGGTAAATTTGGAGCACTTGCCTACATTGTAATTGCAATTATTGCTATTTTTGCTATCACACAGCCATTTAAAGTGATTCACTCAGGTGAAGTTGGCATCAAGTCTACAGCAGGTAAATATGAGCCAAATCCTTTACAACCAGGCTTTCACTTCTTTTTACCTTTTATCCAAGACATCATCATCGTGGACACCAGAGTTAGGATCATAAACTATACTTCTGGCGAGGATATGGGCGAATCAATGCAAAAATCATATCAAGGCGTTGGCGCTGGAATTTTACGTAAAAATTCTATTTCAGTGCTTGATGCTAGAAATTTACCAGTTAGCATTGATATTACTGTGCAATACCGTTTAAATCCAGAAAACGCCCCTCAAACTATTGCCTCTTGGGGTCTTAGCTGGGAGAGCAAGATAGTTGATCCTGTCGTTCGTGACGTGGTTCGCAGTATCGCTGGTAAATATACAGCAGAAGAGCTTCCAACAAAGAGAAACGATCTAGCAAGACAAATCGATGATGGCATAAGAAAAGATATCGATTCTCAGCCAAATAAGCCAGTTGAGCTTTTAACAGTGCAGCTTCGTGAGATCATCTTGCCTTCAAAGGTAAAAGAGCAAATCGAGCGTGTTCAGATCGCAAAACAAGAAGCTGAAAGAACAAAATACGAAGTAGAAAGAGCAAATCAAGAAGCCTTAAAACAAGCTGCACTTGCAGAAGGTACCGCTAAAGCTGCGATCATTGAAGCAAAAGGTAAGGCTGATGCCATTAAAATCGAGGCTGACGCAACTGCGTATGCGAACAAAGAGGTTGCAAAAAGTGTCGATCAAAATCTACTAAATTTAAAGCAGATCGAGACGCAAAATAAATTTAACGAGGCTCTAAAAGAAAACAAAGATGCTAAAATTTTCTTAACACCTGGTGGAGCTGTGCCAAATATCTGGCTAGACGCAAAAGATAAAGCAAGAGCTAGCTCAGTAAGCGAGAAATAA
- a CDS encoding tautomerase family protein, which yields MPYVNIKIAGPEPTKEQKDQVFKEVTETLVRVLGKKKEAVMIFIETHDASNIGVGGESVEDKRKGIK from the coding sequence ATGCCTTATGTTAATATTAAAATAGCAGGCCCAGAGCCGACAAAAGAGCAAAAAGATCAAGTTTTTAAAGAGGTGACTGAGACGCTTGTAAGAGTACTTGGCAAGAAAAAAGAGGCGGTGATGATTTTCATAGAAACTCACGATGCTAGCAACATCGGCGTAGGTGGCGAAAGCGTAGAAGATAAGAGAAAGGGGATAAAATGA
- the hisIE gene encoding bifunctional phosphoribosyl-AMP cyclohydrolase/phosphoribosyl-ATP diphosphatase HisIE, which yields MNSVIKSIDWQKVGGLLPVVVCDHATNEVLMLAYMNEEALNLSLSSRYAHYFSRTKNRIWKKGEESGNTQEIKAAFLDCDNDTLLLKVIQNGGASCHTGARSCFFNEINLHDGKILDTKVEVKKINYGVLDELYHVIEDRKLNANPETSYVASLFKKGKNQILKKVGEEAGEFIMAAKDLSFAENSKQDEQKAKDDLIYEAADLCFHALVALSAHNIHPDAIKNELARRFGMSGIEEKRSRDVK from the coding sequence ATGAATAGCGTAATAAAAAGTATAGACTGGCAAAAAGTTGGTGGATTGCTTCCAGTAGTAGTTTGCGATCATGCCACAAATGAAGTTTTAATGCTTGCTTACATGAACGAAGAAGCATTAAATTTAAGTCTATCTAGCCGTTACGCTCACTATTTTTCACGCACTAAAAATAGAATTTGGAAAAAAGGCGAAGAAAGTGGCAACACTCAGGAGATAAAGGCTGCTTTTTTAGACTGCGACAACGATACTTTGCTTTTAAAGGTGATTCAAAACGGAGGCGCTTCTTGTCACACTGGAGCAAGGTCGTGCTTTTTTAATGAGATAAATTTGCATGACGGCAAAATTTTAGATACAAAAGTTGAAGTCAAAAAAATAAATTATGGTGTGCTTGATGAGCTTTACCATGTGATAGAAGATAGAAAGCTAAATGCTAACCCTGAAACTTCATATGTGGCAAGTCTTTTTAAAAAAGGCAAAAATCAAATTTTAAAGAAAGTTGGCGAAGAGGCTGGCGAATTTATAATGGCCGCAAAAGATCTTAGCTTTGCAGAAAACTCAAAGCAAGATGAGCAAAAAGCAAAAGATGATCTGATCTACGAAGCAGCCGATCTTTGCTTTCATGCACTTGTAGCACTTTCAGCCCATAATATCCATCCAGATGCTATAAAAAATGAACTTGCAAGGCGTTTTGGTATGAGCGGCATTGAAGAGAAAAGATCGCGAGATGTTAAATAG
- the dapB gene encoding 4-hydroxy-tetrahydrodipicolinate reductase, whose amino-acid sequence MVKIGLYGASGKMAQSIISCLKDEKDATLSIAFSQKNQVENLSNELLTNDFAKFFEACDVIIDFSQKEATVALLNYARTNPKPLVIGTTGLNDEDKNLLHLASGAMPILYATNMSLGVAVLNRLARIASKTLREFDIEIVEQHHRHKKDAPSGTAMTLAGSVAEARDLNLKDVLVTGRAGMVGERSKDEIAVVALRGGDVVGRHTVGFYNDGEFIELNHTATSRATFSKGAIRAAIWLKDQNSGLYSIDDSLGLDD is encoded by the coding sequence TTGGTAAAAATAGGCCTTTATGGTGCTAGTGGAAAGATGGCTCAAAGTATCATTTCTTGTTTAAAAGATGAAAAAGATGCCACTCTAAGCATTGCTTTTAGCCAAAAAAATCAGGTTGAAAATTTAAGTAACGAACTTTTGACAAATGACTTTGCTAAATTTTTTGAAGCATGCGATGTGATAATCGACTTTAGCCAAAAAGAGGCTACAGTAGCACTGCTAAACTACGCTAGAACTAATCCAAAACCACTAGTTATCGGTACGACCGGGTTAAATGACGAAGATAAAAACTTACTCCATTTAGCATCTGGAGCTATGCCTATTCTTTACGCAACAAATATGAGTTTGGGCGTAGCTGTACTAAACCGCCTTGCAAGGATCGCTTCAAAAACATTAAGAGAATTTGACATAGAGATAGTAGAGCAACACCACAGGCATAAAAAAGATGCTCCAAGTGGCACTGCGATGACACTTGCAGGAAGTGTAGCTGAGGCAAGAGATTTAAATTTAAAAGATGTTTTAGTCACTGGTAGAGCTGGCATGGTGGGCGAAAGAAGCAAGGACGAGATCGCAGTCGTGGCGCTTCGTGGTGGCGATGTAGTCGGTCGCCATACGGTTGGCTTTTATAATGACGGCGAATTTATTGAGCTAAATCACACCGCAACGAGTAGGGCAACCTTTTCAAAAGGTGCGATCAGGGCTGCCATTTGGCTAAAAGATCAAAATAGTGGCCTTTACTCGATAGACGATAGTTTAGGGCTTGATGATTAA
- a CDS encoding DUF2393 family protein, with translation MLNSIKHNLLFVLQNAKLIDFLTYGWIFLAFILIVLLGIFIAIKSWWQIGFLFILAAFFGLFVGNYYANKYINENLRPVSISKITTKQLQYVDALMVDFNITNNSNNALSICKIELDFYLSSRQNTKDFFNSLNPFARKRIILNEEFLPKQSIEVKEFVNDFAFIDYNISKKVECF, from the coding sequence ATGTTAAATAGCATTAAGCACAACTTGCTTTTTGTATTGCAAAATGCAAAGCTCATTGATTTTCTAACCTATGGCTGGATATTTTTAGCATTTATACTAATTGTGCTTTTAGGAATTTTTATCGCGATAAAGTCGTGGTGGCAGATAGGATTTTTATTTATTTTGGCTGCTTTTTTCGGACTTTTTGTAGGTAATTACTACGCAAACAAATATATAAATGAAAATTTAAGACCAGTTAGCATAAGCAAAATAACCACCAAGCAGCTTCAATATGTTGATGCATTAATGGTTGATTTTAATATTACAAATAATTCAAATAATGCACTTAGTATCTGTAAAATCGAGCTTGACTTCTATCTAAGCTCAAGGCAAAATACGAAAGATTTTTTTAACTCGCTTAATCCATTTGCTAGAAAAAGAATCATCTTAAACGAGGAATTTTTGCCAAAGCAAAGCATTGAAGTTAAAGAATTTGTCAATGATTTCGCATTTATAGACTACAATATCTCTAAAAAAGTGGAGTGTTTTTGA
- a CDS encoding branched-chain amino acid transaminase: MNASEFIWMDGKLVKWDDAKVHVLTHSLHYANAVFEGTRAYKTKKGLAIFRLQDHTKRLLKSAKMTVLNVPYTEEELEKAQIELLRANKYNGNVYIRPLIFLGYGVMGVAHTKAPVQTAIASWEWGAYLGDEGLEKGIRVKISSFAKLAPAAQMNRAKASSNYLSSQMANYEAKEAGYDEALLLDSEGFVAEGPGECFFIVENGVLITPPNDNSLLSITQDTVIRLAHDLDIEVRRERITRDQAYTADEAFFTGTAAEVTPINSIDNRIIGNGARGEVTKRLQKAYFDVVYGLNKKYESFLTYI, encoded by the coding sequence ATGAATGCTTCAGAATTCATCTGGATGGATGGAAAATTAGTCAAATGGGACGATGCAAAAGTACACGTTCTAACTCACTCTTTGCACTACGCTAATGCCGTATTTGAAGGCACAAGAGCTTATAAAACAAAAAAAGGTCTAGCTATTTTTAGACTTCAAGATCACACAAAAAGACTTTTAAAATCAGCAAAAATGACTGTTTTAAATGTACCTTACACCGAGGAAGAGCTAGAAAAAGCACAAATAGAGCTTCTTCGTGCAAATAAATATAATGGCAATGTTTATATCCGCCCACTTATATTTTTAGGATACGGCGTAATGGGTGTAGCTCATACAAAAGCACCAGTGCAAACCGCTATCGCTTCATGGGAATGGGGTGCTTATCTTGGCGATGAAGGCCTAGAAAAAGGCATCAGAGTTAAAATTTCAAGCTTTGCCAAACTCGCACCTGCTGCTCAAATGAACAGGGCAAAAGCCAGCTCAAACTATTTAAGCTCACAAATGGCAAACTACGAGGCAAAAGAGGCTGGATACGACGAGGCACTACTTCTTGATAGTGAGGGCTTTGTGGCTGAAGGTCCAGGCGAGTGCTTCTTTATCGTTGAAAATGGCGTTTTAATCACTCCGCCAAACGACAACAGCCTACTTAGCATCACTCAAGATACAGTCATAAGACTTGCTCACGATCTTGACATCGAAGTAAGAAGAGAGCGCATCACAAGAGATCAGGCATACACAGCTGACGAGGCGTTTTTCACAGGCACAGCAGCTGAAGTAACACCGATAAATAGCATAGATAACCGCATAATCGGTAACGGCGCTAGAGGAGAAGTGACAAAGAGACTACAAAAAGCTTATTTTGACGTAGTTTATGGACTAAATAAAAAATATGAATCATTTTTAACATATATTTAA
- a CDS encoding DUF748 domain-containing protein translates to MNKNKKTALISAICLVSLLVIYTLLGFFGVPYGIKNIAPKYLKDYNATLFVESAKFNPFTFELNATNAELNSTSPLFSTKQIDVKLKPFSIFKKLVEVDIFRLQEPNVKILRDKNSKFNFSNFISDDNATTEDNSTSSINFALNNAKIIKGSFSYSDQNLTNPFNVNFDDINYELSSLNTKKNSAGSHIFDSNSTLAHKIDLNGDIKLNPLKIEGNISIKNFSIDPVAISFIDNDTLNLKNAVINLGINYALIADENATNINLKDSFLNVKSLSIDEGKNELSLGELELPKFNLSSKIADKIDAKLELNTINLSYVSFKNAITASLKSLNLNDISLLANLNEKSELNATATLNSINANGLKIDETSKNLVNLKDINASNLNANLANSKTTLTLEKIAFDDINAPLSKNANANVTGAKFSNISFTQDTNKSLATLDEISINGINLKAKNKEILDIANVLTKTIKFDILNMALSAENIDVNRPKFNSELNDSGLSVINQLGLGEKEPAKTANHRTKTKKENTSASKSKENEFKFDIKNINVNNASIALTHLFEGEKIAHKFDNLFVKIANLSSDFSKPFDAKVDIKSSQKLNLDLTSKIKLEPLDITAKIKLEDKNLPKYFAYAKPFLEADLSSGEMSANAELHYAKDIKADAKLSVKDIRLDDKNKEELIAFKSLEVDKISLFKNNLEITGVALNSPFIKAHLSKEREFNLSKIVKEDKNKVQNEQKTESKKVASKKDDELNFSIKNFSLNNGEVDFSDASLFMPFATKISNLNGKLTDIDKKRPSSGEFKGIVGKNGFSQITAKLFPFELKQNTDIKLDFKDIDLIDITPYSGQFLGYKIKKGKLNLNLNYSVVDSKLNGSNLINFDTPTLGEKVDSKDAVNLPLSLAISILSDQNNQINIDLPVEGNLDDPDFKYGGVIWAAVKKLFADITLAPFRFLGNALGLGSKDLSSIDFLAGSNELISSEAPKITDFIKLTSAKPMMKLSITPTYSEIDVLYFKEKKLDQKINQIIASSGKDYITVLNSLVPSAKDKSDKALREEAIKAIETDKEKLIELANERANAVKEALIKAGLEAGRININNATSSEPKQNTYTSVLMGVVN, encoded by the coding sequence ATGAATAAAAATAAAAAAACAGCACTTATTTCAGCCATCTGCCTAGTTTCACTTTTAGTTATTTATACTCTTCTTGGATTTTTTGGAGTACCTTATGGCATTAAAAATATCGCTCCAAAATATCTAAAAGACTACAATGCAACGCTTTTTGTGGAAAGTGCTAAATTTAATCCTTTTACCTTCGAGCTAAATGCGACAAACGCTGAGCTAAACAGCACTTCGCCACTTTTTAGCACAAAGCAAATTGACGTCAAGCTAAAGCCATTTTCTATCTTTAAAAAATTAGTTGAAGTTGATATTTTTAGGCTTCAAGAGCCAAATGTCAAAATTTTAAGGGATAAAAATTCAAAATTTAACTTTAGCAATTTTATAAGCGACGATAACGCAACTACCGAAGATAACAGCACTAGCTCTATAAATTTTGCCTTAAATAACGCAAAAATCATCAAAGGCTCATTTTCATATAGCGATCAAAATTTAACAAATCCATTTAACGTAAATTTTGATGATATAAACTACGAGCTAAGCTCGCTAAATACTAAGAAAAATAGTGCAGGTAGCCATATCTTTGACTCAAACTCGACTCTAGCTCACAAGATCGATCTAAATGGCGATATCAAGCTAAATCCCTTAAAAATCGAGGGCAATATCAGCATAAAGAACTTTAGTATCGATCCAGTCGCGATTAGCTTTATCGATAATGACACACTAAATCTTAAAAATGCGGTCATAAATTTAGGAATAAATTACGCTTTAATTGCCGACGAGAACGCTACAAATATAAATTTAAAGGACAGCTTTTTAAATGTAAAATCACTAAGCATAGATGAGGGCAAAAATGAACTAAGCCTTGGTGAGCTAGAGCTTCCAAAATTTAATCTATCAAGTAAGATAGCAGACAAGATAGATGCTAAATTAGAGCTAAATACCATAAATTTAAGCTATGTGTCATTTAAAAATGCAATAACAGCAAGCTTAAAATCACTAAATTTAAACGATATTTCGCTTTTAGCAAATTTAAATGAAAAAAGTGAGCTAAACGCAACAGCTACGCTAAATAGCATAAATGCAAACGGCCTGAAAATAGACGAAACCAGTAAAAATTTAGTAAATCTAAAAGATATAAATGCCTCAAATTTAAATGCAAATTTAGCAAATAGCAAAACCACTCTAACGCTTGAAAAAATAGCGTTTGATGACATCAATGCCCCGCTTAGTAAAAATGCGAATGCAAATGTGACAGGGGCTAAATTCTCAAATATTAGCTTCACTCAAGATACTAATAAAAGCCTTGCAACTCTTGATGAGATTAGTATAAATGGTATAAATTTAAAGGCAAAAAATAAAGAGATTTTAGATATCGCTAATGTGCTTACAAAAACGATCAAATTTGATATTTTAAATATGGCTTTGAGTGCTGAGAATATCGATGTAAATAGACCAAAATTTAACTCAGAGTTAAATGATAGCGGCTTAAGCGTGATAAACCAGCTTGGACTTGGTGAGAAAGAGCCGGCAAAAACAGCTAATCATCGCACTAAAACTAAAAAAGAGAATACATCAGCTTCAAAAAGCAAAGAAAATGAGTTTAAATTTGATATAAAAAATATCAATGTAAATAATGCTAGTATCGCTTTGACGCATCTTTTTGAAGGCGAGAAAATCGCTCATAAATTTGATAATTTGTTTGTAAAAATAGCAAATTTAAGTAGCGATTTTAGTAAGCCATTTGACGCGAAAGTGGATATAAAAAGCTCGCAAAAGCTAAATTTGGACCTAACCTCAAAGATCAAACTTGAACCACTTGATATAACTGCTAAAATCAAACTTGAAGATAAAAATTTGCCAAAATATTTTGCCTACGCAAAGCCATTTTTAGAGGCAGATCTTTCAAGTGGAGAGATGAGTGCAAACGCCGAGCTTCACTATGCAAAAGATATAAAAGCAGATGCAAAACTTAGTGTAAAAGATATTAGATTAGATGATAAAAATAAAGAAGAGCTAATCGCGTTTAAAAGTTTAGAAGTGGATAAAATTTCACTTTTTAAAAATAATCTTGAAATTACTGGAGTTGCTTTAAATTCGCCGTTTATCAAGGCTCATCTAAGTAAAGAGCGCGAATTTAATCTAAGCAAAATCGTAAAAGAAGATAAAAATAAAGTTCAAAATGAGCAAAAAACCGAGAGCAAAAAGGTGGCTAGTAAAAAAGATGACGAGCTAAATTTTAGCATCAAAAATTTCTCACTTAACAACGGCGAGGTTGATTTTTCAGATGCGTCACTATTTATGCCATTTGCTACAAAAATTTCAAATCTAAATGGCAAGCTAACTGACATCGATAAAAAACGTCCAAGTTCTGGTGAGTTTAAAGGCATAGTTGGCAAAAATGGCTTTTCTCAGATTACAGCAAAATTATTTCCTTTTGAGCTAAAGCAAAATACCGATATTAAGCTTGATTTTAAAGATATCGATCTAATCGACATAACGCCATATAGCGGGCAATTTTTGGGCTATAAAATAAAAAAAGGCAAGTTAAATTTAAATCTAAATTATAGCGTTGTTGATTCAAAACTAAACGGCTCAAATCTTATAAATTTTGACACACCCACACTTGGAGAAAAGGTTGATTCAAAAGATGCTGTAAATTTGCCACTTTCGCTTGCTATATCGATATTAAGCGATCAAAATAATCAAATAAATATCGACCTACCAGTTGAAGGAAATTTAGACGATCCAGACTTTAAATATGGCGGTGTCATTTGGGCTGCTGTTAAAAAACTCTTTGCAGACATTACGTTAGCTCCGTTTAGATTTTTAGGTAATGCTCTAGGGCTTGGCAGCAAGGATCTTAGCTCTATTGATTTTCTTGCTGGAAGTAACGAGCTAATAAGCTCAGAAGCACCAAAAATAACTGATTTTATAAAGCTAACTAGTGCAAAGCCTATGATGAAACTTAGTATCACACCTACTTACTCTGAAATAGATGTGCTCTACTTTAAAGAAAAAAAGCTTGATCAAAAGATAAATCAAATAATCGCCTCAAGCGGTAAAGATTATATTACCGTATTAAATTCTCTCGTTCCAAGCGCTAAAGATAAAAGCGATAAAGCCTTAAGAGAAGAGGCAATAAAAGCTATCGAAACGGATAAGGAAAAGCTAATTGAGCTAGCAAATGAGCGTGCAAATGCAGTAAAAGAAGCACTCATAAAAGCTGGGCTTGAGGCTGGCCGCATAAATATAAACAATGCAACAAGCTCAGAGCCTAAACAAAACACCTACACAAGTGTGCTAATGGGAGTGGTGAACTAA
- the purF gene encoding amidophosphoribosyltransferase gives MCAIVGIINSKDAAKTAYYALFSMQHRGQEASGISVCDDGEISTHKGNGLVTEVFNEEILRSLKGDMAIGHNRYATAGKNSGRDAQPIAANYSLGQISIVHNGNLVNKDEVRDELIKDGAIFQTNMDTENIIHLIARNHSEHLQDRIIAALDKIKGAYCLLIQSRHKTFAIRDRWGVRPLSLGRLKDGGYIVASETCAFDLVGASFIRDIRPGEMIVFEHGKSEFQSIQIYDPDPRICAFEYIYFARPDSVIEGKSVYEVRKKMGEVLAKKGKIKADFVVPVPDSGVPAALGYANESKIPFELAITRNHYVGRTFIEPSQEMRNLKVKLKLNPMSSVLKGKSIVVIDDSIVRGTTSKKVVDLLRHAGAKEIHFRVACPELKYPERYGIDTPSFEELISSKKNAEEVREYIGADSLEFLSIDELKESIGNERRYSLVSFDGDYFIK, from the coding sequence ATGTGTGCAATAGTTGGTATTATAAATTCTAAAGATGCAGCAAAGACTGCCTATTATGCGTTATTTTCTATGCAGCATCGCGGTCAAGAGGCTAGCGGTATTAGTGTTTGTGATGACGGAGAAATTTCTACTCACAAGGGTAATGGTCTGGTTACAGAGGTTTTTAATGAAGAAATTTTAAGATCGCTAAAAGGCGATATGGCGATCGGTCACAACCGCTATGCAACGGCTGGTAAAAACTCGGGTCGTGATGCCCAGCCAATAGCCGCTAATTACTCTTTGGGACAAATTTCAATCGTCCATAATGGAAATTTGGTAAATAAAGATGAGGTTAGAGATGAGCTTATTAAAGATGGTGCGATATTTCAGACAAATATGGATACTGAAAATATCATCCATCTAATCGCAAGAAACCATAGCGAACACTTGCAGGATCGTATTATTGCAGCACTTGACAAGATAAAAGGTGCTTATTGTCTGCTTATCCAGTCACGCCATAAAACCTTTGCTATAAGAGATCGATGGGGTGTTAGGCCACTAAGTCTTGGCAGGCTAAAAGATGGTGGATATATCGTAGCTAGCGAGACTTGTGCTTTTGATCTTGTGGGGGCTAGCTTTATAAGAGATATTAGGCCTGGTGAGATGATAGTCTTTGAACATGGAAAAAGTGAGTTTCAAAGTATTCAAATTTATGATCCAGATCCTAGAATTTGTGCATTTGAATATATCTATTTTGCACGTCCAGATAGCGTGATAGAAGGTAAAAGTGTCTATGAAGTTAGAAAAAAAATGGGTGAAGTACTAGCTAAGAAGGGCAAAATTAAAGCAGATTTCGTCGTACCTGTACCAGATAGCGGTGTGCCAGCAGCGCTCGGATATGCAAACGAGAGCAAGATCCCTTTTGAGCTAGCTATCACCAGAAACCACTATGTGGGTAGAACCTTCATCGAGCCAAGCCAAGAGATGAGAAATTTAAAAGTCAAGCTAAAACTTAACCCGATGTCGTCGGTTCTAAAAGGTAAAAGTATCGTTGTTATAGATGATAGTATCGTTCGCGGTACTACTTCAAAAAAGGTGGTTGATCTTTTAAGACATGCGGGCGCTAAAGAGATTCATTTTAGAGTCGCATGCCCTGAGCTTAAATACCCTGAGCGATACGGTATCGATACGCCAAGCTTTGAAGAGTTGATAAGCTCTAAAAAAAATGCAGAGGAAGTAAGAGAATATATCGGTGCAGATAGCTTAGAATTTTTAAGTATAGACGAACTTAAAGAAAGTATCGGTAATGAGCGAAGATATTCGCTTGTAAGCTTTGATGGTGACTATTTCATAAAGTGA
- a CDS encoding thiol:disulfide interchange protein DsbA/DsbL, with amino-acid sequence MKLIKMLILSAFFALNLSALTEGVKYQTLTKPLNVPKNSVVKVFSYDCPHCYKFDRTITKKLMSKLEDVKFIPYHLSTKGKLGETASKIFAALISIDEANGTDLLSDESKFKQAKFAIYKARHDEKDDFDDGKDKERFINLALKAAHVSKDDYEKALNSDRAKELLDAWFASYDVASISGVPAFVVSGKYLINLSAASSIDEMAKIIQELLDK; translated from the coding sequence ATGAAGCTTATAAAAATGCTAATTTTAAGTGCGTTTTTTGCGCTAAATTTATCAGCACTGACTGAAGGCGTGAAGTATCAAACTCTAACAAAACCGCTTAACGTACCTAAAAACTCGGTCGTTAAGGTCTTTAGCTACGACTGCCCACACTGCTATAAATTTGACCGAACGATTACAAAAAAGCTGATGTCAAAGCTTGAAGATGTGAAATTTATCCCATATCATCTAAGCACAAAAGGCAAGCTTGGTGAGACCGCGAGTAAAATTTTTGCTGCCCTTATATCGATAGATGAGGCAAATGGCACTGATCTACTAAGCGATGAGTCAAAATTTAAGCAAGCAAAATTTGCGATCTATAAAGCAAGACATGACGAGAAAGATGATTTTGATGATGGCAAAGACAAAGAGAGATTTATAAATTTAGCCCTTAAAGCAGCTCACGTGAGCAAGGACGACTACGAAAAAGCACTAAATAGCGACCGAGCAAAAGAGCTTTTAGACGCATGGTTCGCCTCTTATGATGTTGCTAGCATTAGCGGTGTGCCAGCTTTTGTAGTAAGCGGCAAATACTTAATAAATTTAAGCGCAGCTTCATCAATCGATGAGATGGCAAAGATCATACAAGAGCTTTTAGATAAGTAG
- a CDS encoding DUF2393 family protein, translated as MSSAYFTIVHIIVLFAIALLSILFLVLSLRAERKLFLSLFFTNILVSTTLAVFLMLVLDKYTKKGMLENVKSERILRNESIVFKGQVRNIGKFTISNCTLTVKLINQPLNKNDLGGEAFFKPSGLSFFSWVLGTDKDERPNTVEYKFDVAKNLPKQKSTPFTVYMPYPPYFKNGMNITKLNCY; from the coding sequence ATGAGCTCAGCATATTTTACGATCGTTCATATTATCGTTCTTTTTGCGATCGCTCTGCTTTCTATTTTATTTCTTGTTCTCTCGCTTAGAGCTGAGCGAAAATTATTTTTATCACTATTTTTTACAAACATTCTAGTCTCAACCACACTTGCTGTTTTTTTGATGCTAGTGCTTGACAAATATACAAAAAAAGGCATGCTCGAAAATGTAAAAAGTGAGCGAATTTTGCGAAACGAGAGTATTGTTTTTAAGGGGCAAGTGAGAAACATCGGTAAATTTACAATTAGCAACTGCACACTGACAGTTAAACTAATCAATCAACCGCTAAATAAAAATGACCTTGGCGGTGAAGCATTTTTTAAGCCAAGTGGGCTTTCATTTTTCTCATGGGTTCTTGGCACAGATAAGGACGAGAGGCCAAATACAGTTGAATATAAATTTGATGTAGCCAAAAATTTACCAAAGCAAAAAAGCACACCATTTACCGTATATATGCCATATCCACCTTACTTTAAAAACGGTATGAATATCACAAAACTAAATTGCTACTAA